A window of Panicum virgatum strain AP13 chromosome 8K, P.virgatum_v5, whole genome shotgun sequence contains these coding sequences:
- the LOC120645883 gene encoding disease resistance protein RPP13-like: protein MTELTITASKTAIEALVNKVKSAVKEEAELWQIVQRDLVFINDEFEMIESFLNAADRDWVKNSVMRTWVRQVWDLSYHLEDCAELVYHLDTKRPWWMFCVRLLPSCCKSAAAQPLDEAVVEIKLLKARVEEVSQRNMRYNLNGNSGSGPVVQMQQTSAANTRTFDVLDTIKKHSSFLDLTKLIAKEGNDLQVISVCGAGGDLGTTSIIRKAYDNARINKDFKCCAWVKLVYPFNHHDFIWNLLAQFYTNYSCQQEQGGAMNAHPLSRMEASSSDLVKEFVNHVDTQRYLIILEDLSSMAQWDTIMSYLPDKKNGSRIVVSTQQLEIASLCMGKPYQVSELRQFSADHSVWVFFKEESREHTKVPIIVGQNL, encoded by the exons ATGACGGAGCTCACCATTACGGCTTCCAAGACGGCGATTGAGGCGTTGGTGAACAAGGTCAAGTCCGCAGtcaaggaggaggcggagctgTGGCAGATTGTGCAGCGTGACTTGGTGTTCATCAATGACGAGTTCGAGATGATCGAGTCATTCCTCAACGCCGCCGACCGTGATTGGGTCAAGAACAGCGTGATGAGGACCTGGGTGAGACAAGTCTGGGACCTTTCCTATCACTTGGAGGACTGCGCTGAGTTAGTCTACCACCTGGACACGAAGCGTCCATGGTGGATGTTTTGTGTACGGTTGCTGCCATCCTGCTGCAAATCTGCAGCCGCGCAGCCCCTGGACGAAGCGGTGGTCGAGATAAAGCTGCTTAAGGCCCGGGTCGAGGAGGTGAGCCAGAGAAACATGCGCTACAACCTCAACGGCAACTCCGGCTCCGGACCCGTCGTGCAGATGCAGCAGACGAGTGCTGCCAACACAAGAACATTTGATGTTCTCGACACCATTAAGAAGCATAGCAGCTTCTTGGATCTCACCAAGTTGATTGCCAAGGAAGGCAATGACCTTCAAGTGATCTCCgtgtgcggagcaggaggtgatCTTGGGACAACATCGATAATCAGGAAGGCGTACGATAATGCAAGAATCAACAAAGACTTCAAATGTTGTGCGTGGGTTAAGCTGGTATATCCTTTCAATCACCACGATTTCATCTGGAATTTGTTGGCTCAGTTCTACACAAACTACTCTTGCCAGCAAGAACAGGGAGGAGCAATGAATGCACATCCCTTATCTAGAATGGAGGCGTCTTCGTCTGATCTTGTCAAGGAGTTTGTGAACCATGTAGATACACAACGGTATCTCATCATCCTGGAAGACCTATCTTCCATGGCTCAGTGGGATACCATCATGTCCTACCTGCCGGATAAGAAGAATGGGAGCCGAATCGTCGTGTCAACCCAGCAGCTCGAGATTGCGAGTCTCTGCATGGGGAAGCCATACCAAGTATCAGAACTGAGGCAGTTCTCAGCTGATCACTCTGTCTGGGTCTTCTTCAAGGAGGAAAGCCGGGAACATACAAAg GTACCAATAATTGTTGGTCAAAATCTATAA